The following are encoded together in the Chlorocebus sabaeus isolate Y175 chromosome 20, mChlSab1.0.hap1, whole genome shotgun sequence genome:
- the LOC103225774 gene encoding Fanconi anemia core complex-associated protein 20 isoform X3, whose protein sequence is MEAARRPRLGLSRRRPPPAGGPSGGRPWFLLGGDERERLWAELLRTVSPELTLDHEVPPLPAFPGQEPRCGPEPTEVFTVGPKTFSWTPFPPDLWSPGRSYRLLRGAGGHLESPARSLPQRPAPDPCGAPRVEQQPSVEGTALHRCPMCQKEFGPRLTQLDVDSHLAQCLAESTEDLMW, encoded by the exons ATGGAAGCGGCGCGGAGGCCGCGGCTGGGGCTGAGCCGCCGGAGGCCACCCCCAGCGGGCGG GCCTTCTGGCGGCCGCCCCTGGTTTCTCCTGGGGGGTGATGAGCGGGAGCGGCTCTGGGCCGAGCTGCTGCGCACGGTGAGCCCAGAGCTCACCCTGGACCACGAGGTGCCTCCACTGCCCGCCTTCCCTGGACAG GAGCCCAGGTGTGGCCCGGAGCCCACTGAAGTCTTCACTGTCGGACCCAAGACCTTTTCCTGGACGCCCTTTCCGCCAGACCTGTGGAGCCCGGGCCGCTCCTACCGGCTGCTTCGCGGGGCAGGAGGGCATCTGGAGTCCCCCGCCAGGTCCCTGCCCCAGCGCCCGGCACCTGATCCCTGCGGGGCCCCCAGGGTGGAGCAGCAGCCGTCCGTGGAGGGTACCGCCCTGCACCGCTGCCCCATGTGCCAGAAAGAGTTCGGCCCCAG GCTGACACAGCTGGATGTTGACAGCCACCTGGCCCAGTGCTTGGCGGAAAGCACAGAAGACCTGATGTGGTGA
- the LOC103225774 gene encoding Fanconi anemia core complex-associated protein 20 isoform X1 produces the protein MEAARRPRLGLSRRRPPPAGGPSGGRPWFLLGGDERERLWAELLRTVSPELTLDHEVPPLPAFPGQEPRCGPEPTEVFTVGPKTFSWTPFPPDLWSPGRSYRLLRGAGGHLESPARSLPQRPAPDPCGAPRVEQQPSVEGTALHRCPMCQKEFGPRLTQLDVDSHLAQCLAESTEDLMWADSLQ, from the exons ATGGAAGCGGCGCGGAGGCCGCGGCTGGGGCTGAGCCGCCGGAGGCCACCCCCAGCGGGCGG GCCTTCTGGCGGCCGCCCCTGGTTTCTCCTGGGGGGTGATGAGCGGGAGCGGCTCTGGGCCGAGCTGCTGCGCACGGTGAGCCCAGAGCTCACCCTGGACCACGAGGTGCCTCCACTGCCCGCCTTCCCTGGACAG GAGCCCAGGTGTGGCCCGGAGCCCACTGAAGTCTTCACTGTCGGACCCAAGACCTTTTCCTGGACGCCCTTTCCGCCAGACCTGTGGAGCCCGGGCCGCTCCTACCGGCTGCTTCGCGGGGCAGGAGGGCATCTGGAGTCCCCCGCCAGGTCCCTGCCCCAGCGCCCGGCACCTGATCCCTGCGGGGCCCCCAGGGTGGAGCAGCAGCCGTCCGTGGAGGGTACCGCCCTGCACCGCTGCCCCATGTGCCAGAAAGAGTTCGGCCCCAG GCTGACACAGCTGGATGTTGACAGCCACCTGGCCCAGTGCTTGGCGGAAAGCACAGAAGACCTGATGTG GGCAGATTCACTGCAGTGA
- the LOC103225774 gene encoding Fanconi anemia core complex-associated protein 20 isoform X2 — MEAARRPRLGLSRRRPPPAGGPSGGRPWFLLGGDERERLWAELLRTVSPELTLDHEVPPLPAFPGQEPRCGPEPTEVFTVGPKTFSWTPFPPDLWSPGRSYRLLRGAGGHLESPARSLPQRPAPDPCGAPRVEQQPSVEGTALHRCPMCQKEFGPRLTQLDVDSHLAQCLAESTEDLM; from the exons ATGGAAGCGGCGCGGAGGCCGCGGCTGGGGCTGAGCCGCCGGAGGCCACCCCCAGCGGGCGG GCCTTCTGGCGGCCGCCCCTGGTTTCTCCTGGGGGGTGATGAGCGGGAGCGGCTCTGGGCCGAGCTGCTGCGCACGGTGAGCCCAGAGCTCACCCTGGACCACGAGGTGCCTCCACTGCCCGCCTTCCCTGGACAG GAGCCCAGGTGTGGCCCGGAGCCCACTGAAGTCTTCACTGTCGGACCCAAGACCTTTTCCTGGACGCCCTTTCCGCCAGACCTGTGGAGCCCGGGCCGCTCCTACCGGCTGCTTCGCGGGGCAGGAGGGCATCTGGAGTCCCCCGCCAGGTCCCTGCCCCAGCGCCCGGCACCTGATCCCTGCGGGGCCCCCAGGGTGGAGCAGCAGCCGTCCGTGGAGGGTACCGCCCTGCACCGCTGCCCCATGTGCCAGAAAGAGTTCGGCCCCAG GCTGACACAGCTGGATGTTGACAGCCACCTGGCCCAGTGCTTGGCGGAAAGCACAGAAGACCTGATGTG A